The following proteins come from a genomic window of Palaemon carinicauda isolate YSFRI2023 chromosome 12, ASM3689809v2, whole genome shotgun sequence:
- the LOC137651013 gene encoding uncharacterized protein, translating into MVAGPSVAAPGICASEGANTARVGNMANQVILPVTQENSASLPSLNPSTAQEFVPRNSSETVTNTLATPVNASNAKSSTFPNLEQYTYPPVNIPVNSNFGAPYPLPNSPPVNTIQQQISGIATALALPVPQVPKFTEESSQNPPDTATSNVISHDSSMVLQAIIPVRLKQRGTNREVLTYALYDPGSTGCFLSEELKDDLQASGVQTNLRLKTMHGESIVKSYLVQDLVVSDINGQNGILLPKTYSRQEIPVSHDQIPRPELLRRWPYLHDVAKSIPEIMPEIDIGLLIGSNCPLAMEPLKIISTDGKGPFALQYRHGWTVSSPVEDNSVTSTHRVNSNRIVTEDIEQATEIISPNRILNILESDFIDSRVARYPGEKGLSPEDTTFLKKAESNVVFKDGHFEIPLPFRNQNLMLPNNKILAMKRALYQKKKMQKDPKYHSDYVNFIDKILQNDYAERIPDSLLTAKSGHVWYLPHHGVYNQRKPDKIRVVFDCSAKFNGISLNDQLLQGPDLTNSLVGVLTRFREHKVAFTCDVESMFYQVKVPKHQ; encoded by the exons ATGGTTGCTGGACCTAGTGTAGCTGCCCCTGGAATTTGTGCGAGTGAAGGTGCTAACACGGCTAGGGTTGGCAATATGGCTAACCAGGTTATACTCCCTGTCACCCAGGAAAATAGTGCCAGCTTACCCAGTCTAAATCCCAGCACTGCACAAGAATTTGTTCCCAGAAATTCTTCAGAGACTGTTACTAACACTCTTGCAACTCCAGTCAACGCTTCGAATGCCAAGTCATCAACGTTTCCAAATCTAGAACAGTATACGTATCCGCCTGTAAATATACCTGTGAACAGTAACTTTGGTGCACCCTATCCACTGCCTAATTCACCTCCAGTTAACACCATACAGCAGCAGATTAGTGGTATCGCCACAGCTCTAGCTTTGCCTGTACCGcaagttcccaagtttaccg AGGAATCCAGCCAAAACCCTCCAGATACCGCTACCAGCAACGTTATTTCTCATGACTCCTCCATGGTTCTTCAAGCAATAATACCTGTTCGTTTAAAGCAGAGGGGAACCAACCGAGAAGTTCTCACCTACGCCCTCTATGACCCAGGAAGCACAGGGTGCTTCCTATCAGAAGAACTGAAAGATGACTTGCAAGCTTCCGGTGTTCAAACAAATCTGCGTCTGAAAACTATGCATGGGGAAAGCATAGTCAAAAGCTACCTTGTCCAGGATCTCGTCGTCAGTGATATAAACGGCCAGAACGGTATACTGCTTCCAAAAACGTATTCCAGACAAGAAATTCCAGTGAGCCATGATCAAATACCCCGTCCAGAACTGTTACGACGCTGGCCATATCTTCACGACGTGGCAAAATCAATTCCTGAAATAATGCCAGAAATAGACATCGGTCTactgattggcagtaattgcccactagcaatggagcctctgaaaatcatatcaacagACGGCAAAGGCCCATTCGCTCTGCAGTATCGTCACGGATGGACAGTCAGCTCCCCGGTAGAGGACAACAGTGTAACGTCTACACATCGAGTAAACAGTAATCGCATTGTGACCGAGGACATTGAGCAGGCTACTGAAATTATCTCCCCAAACAGAATACTGAATATTCTGGAAAGTGACTTTATTGATAGCCGGGTAGCAAGGTATCCTGGAGAGAAAGGATTGTCTCCAGAGGACACTACATTCCTGAAGAAGGCTGAAAGCAATGTCGTGTTTAAAGACGGTCACTTTGAGATCCCTCTCCCTTTCAGGAATCAGAACTTAATGCTGCCAAATAATAAGATCCTTGCAATGAAACGAGCACtctatcaaaagaagaaaatgcaaaaggATCCCAAGTACCACTCCGACTACGTCAACTTCATTGACAAAATACTCCAGAATGACTATGCTGAACGTATCCCAGACTCCCTGCTCACAGCCAAATCTGGACATGTGTGGTACCTGCCCCATCATGGAGTGTACAATCAAAGAAAACCAGATAAAATTAGAGTGGTGTTTGACTGTAGTGCAAAATTCAATGGAATATCCTTAAACGATCAGTTGCTGCAAGGGCCTGATCTCACCAATTCTCTGGTAGGTGTTCTAACCAGATTCAGAGAACACAAGGTAGCCTTCACTTGTGACGTGGAGTCTATGTTCTACCAAGTGAAAGTACCCAAACACCAATAA